Genomic window (Tamandua tetradactyla isolate mTamTet1 chromosome 3, mTamTet1.pri, whole genome shotgun sequence):
TACTACGTATTTAAAAAAGCCAAAATTTCAGCAACTTTTTATTGACTACCTTTTAAAAGCCCTATGCTGCTGTTTTACAAGGCATAATAGACCAGCTCATTTGGTCAAAGCGTTCTACATCATTAGTTTGAACTAACTTTTTACCGAAACAGCTACAGCATCAAAAGATTTAAGGCAAATTGGAATTCATAGAAAAGGATAAGACACTTCATACTATGTTGAAGGAAACACGGAAAGCTAAGAGGAGGGACACTGACAGCAACACTGAAGACAACACTCGCACTGCAAGCACAGAACACCGTGGGTGAAGTCGGACTAGTTAAACTTCAGTAAGCCCATTTCatacagcttaaaaaaaaaaacacaaattaaaacataaaatgaacaaaaccacAAAAATCTGGTCATGCACTTGGATAAGTCTTCATGGTCTTTGTGCACACCCAGaaaattgaagtttttttttttctttttttgcatcatAACATTTGATaaaaatcttttgttttgtttttgtttttttttgtttttttgttttttactaaaaTAAACCTGTTCAGGGGAACAGCTACTAGATGAATTTAAGGGTTTTATGCACCTTATAGAACTTATAGCAAAAATAGTTTTAGTTGATTTCATTATAAATAACGTTTTCAAGAACCTGTGCAAAACTGTCAATAATTTCCTAAAGCACAATTGATCAGAAAAATCCATGATTGTTCAGCCTTCACACCCTTCTTCATGTAAGAACACTCTTCTGTCCATCtgtaagaggaaaataaaagaaaagataaatgatcTTTAGGGTTCACATAATCCACCATGGAGCTTCCTaaccttttattttaaagatgtgtGTTTGAAAAAGGCTGTACTCATTACTGGTGGGGGTACTCGTAGACTAATAAATGCAAACTCTAAAAATAAGGCTCACCTTCTGTGCCTCAAGTCTGCTTTTCAAGGAAATACTTTATTCTCAATGTTAAATACTTTCTCCTCAAAGTTAACCAGAGCCAACTGCATGTAGGTCTCTAAAGATTAAGGGTGACTTTATGAAATCAACCTACATATTGTGGCCAGGATAATCCAGAAACTTTAGGATGCTCTAAGTCCTGCACAGTTATTTTATTGTAACCTGCATGGTAAAATAGAAACTTCGCAGACTTGTGGATGAAGTGAGAGCTGAGAAAACAATCTCTCAATCCAAGAGTACTGACATTATATTCAGAGGCAAGATACTGCTAATCTCAGAATGGTAGATTAAGCAACAACATATACTACATTTTCTTCAGTTTGCATTAAAACAATATGATATAGGATATGTTTTGTAGGACAATTTTTGTACCTGATGTCCTCTGATGTGTTAGAGACTTTAGGGGTGCAACAGTAAAAGTACATTTGTACATCTGACTATTAATTTAAGGCTTTGTTCTTTTTAGATGATTGTTAATCTGCAAATCCACAAATcactgattttaatattttaacatcactgaattcCTTCCCTACGATTAAAGCAGTGTGACTAAGTCAATTTGGATAGCATCTCTGATTTACTCTAAGTACCATTTTTGTAAAAGAACCATAGAATTTCCTTGATTTGAGTCTTGTAGTTATAGGGACCCTTCCCACATACCTCACAGTTACTTATTGGGTTGAAAGGTATATGGAGAATGCTCATTAGATGTCTCTACAGCCACCTGCTGCTGTCCACTTGCCTCCTACAACAAAGCACAACAGATGAGTCATATTAGCAATTAAATCCAAATTCTGCTACCTAGGCCTGACTGACCCCAGCTGCACACACCTTAAAACAAGGACTCTTGAAAGTTAATTTCTTCTTGTCATGCAGAGCTTTCAAGGTTAATCAGTTCCCTAAGTGGTTGAAATGTGTAACAGACCCAAAGAACCTTCCATCTCAACTTTGTATCTTGTCTATCCTTATTAAGCAAAATTTATCAAACAAAACTTATCCTAAACCCTTGGGGCCAGATACAATTTGGAATTCAGCATTTTTAGACTTCagaatctgaaaaaaaagttacatatgTGCTGTATatcatataatgtatataataataatacaagTGGGGTCTGGGGCTGTACCTCATAAACGCATGATTATTCTACACTGAAATGCATCAATATTTCAGTGAGTGGGATAAGGAATTTGTTTTACAACATCCATGTCAGGTTTTGCCATAGATCAGGTTTTTCACTAAAggaattaaaaagacaatttttattctcagaaatttttggatttcagaattaCAGATAAGGAATTTTGGACTTTGGTATCTGTGGTTGTTCACAACTGCACAAATTTAAATCAATCAAGCAAAAAgagacaagggaaaaaaaaatagaataacaaGCCACAGTCCTATGGCCCTTTCTGGATTTGGAATCTGTGGGATTGAGTTGAATTTACTTGGAATTTTATGGGTACTTTGTTGGGAAAATGCTATGCTTTCTGTCCAATCATAATTCATCATCCATAACAAGAACAAATTAtttagctatactaacatccttCAAGAAAACAGGTATGGTTTGTTCTTCCTTCCCATTATTTCCttttagctgattttttttttggtaattgctATTATTGATACAATATTTAGTATGGGGACTAAAATTTCAGTTTTATCTTAATTTGCCTATAAGGTATCATTTTATAGGAGAAGAAACAGAGCTCTGAAGAGGTATGAAATGTGCTTTAAGCTCGGAAGATATTTCTGCAAGTCCTGGAGGTGCAGCCCAGTGTTACCACACTAAAATGTACGCAGAGAATTACACTTCATGGGTGAAAATAATATTCTAGATATATTCTCCCTCTGAAACCAAATTTTTTATCTGGCTGTTTGACTTCTGATTAAGTTTTGAGTTTAACTGACCCATTTCCAAAACCATTCATTGCCAAAATGACCACCGGATGGTGTATACCAACCTCGACAGGAACTGCCGCTGTCTGCACATGTGCATACTGTGGCAGGTAGGCTCCTTGGATAGCTGACGTCGCAGGCATGTACTGAAAAGAAGAATGCGGTCAGGCTGGTAATGACAAGCCATGCCAAACTCTGAGTAGTTGGGGAATTTTGAGATGGGATGCAAAGCAAGTATCTGAACGtctcaaagaagaatttaaacaGGCTACCTCAAAGCTTAATTAGTGTACTGAACTatgtcacatggaaggcaaagTGAGTGTTTTCTACTTTTGGAATGTTTCAAACTAAAAATCCtatctcttttttaatttcctaacAAAGAAGCACATTAAGGTTTTTTCTTCTCAATAATTTAGTATTACTTTTGTGTTATTTTCGAGTATCTCTCCTCAAAGGACCTTATTAGAATTTGTATCTGGCTACAGTATTGCTTCTAGAGATGTAGACCCAGGGGGATAATGACTGGCTGAATCTTTAACAGGTCACTGCAGAACAGGAGATGGGGCCTTGCTTTCCTGAGGCTGACAGCCATGCTTTCGCAAAGGCAAGAGAGCTTTCCAGTCAATCTCAATGGTCATGTGTGGCCCTGGCTTGGCATTTAAAAGAAGCTGCTGCTGGTTGTGAATATTAAAGGAGATAATCCACTAACCCTTGGTTCTTTCAAGCCACCATATATGGGCTGAATTAAAAGCTTTTGTCCACCTTAACATTTAAACACGATTAGTGCTGGATGCCAGTTTGGTACCAGCTTAACCTCAATAACCAACCAACATACCTGGCCTTTGGGGGAAATGAATCAATATGATTGTGATTACATGTTCCTAAATCCCATAAACAAAGAAGTAAGTAAAAAATTCCCTGCCTTTACCACTGTTTATCACTTTCATCTTTTAGTTGGTTAGAACAGGTCTGGTCAGAGTATCATGAACAGCATAGGTTCTAAGAGCTCAATGTGGTCGCATGTGCATGCTGTATTTTGGTAAAGGACAGGTACCAAGAGGATGCAGTGTACCAATTAATCAAGAAATACCTGAGTGTGTACTATGGAAGGCAATGTGGAGGAGAGATCACATTGTGATCACACAGCCTGAAACTTGATAGGGAAGATACAGACTGCATTAATTTACTCTCCTCTGTGGGCTGAGATGCATGATATTAATTTGCCACCTACTGTGCCTGTGCTGCCTAGTGACAGATGACTCATCTGTTGGGCCAGAGGGCTGATCATAGATGCAGGCTGTAGTGACATAGTGTGCTCCATCGATGGAGTTAGCACGGCACCCTGGAGGAGTCGGAGACAAGAACAATGTCAGACAACCTAAGAGTTCAGATTCTGTAATTACCTTTTGCAAATTACTTTACTTTGTTGAGGAATGTGAAACAAAAATAATGACCCTCTCAAGCTCccagatggtatcataaacaatTTCCTAAGTATCTGCTTATAGATTGCTTTTCTGAGACTTTTACAAGACGATTAAGGGAAATTATATCTTGGTAAAACCTCACAGAAATCCCTGTATTAAATATGGTAACTGTAAATGAACTTAGACCACCAGGAGGAGCTATGACCAGAAATCCAAATTATTTTTGGCTGTCtagaattataaaatgggttttcttaaaattaaaaaaaaagttggcattTAATATAGTCACAAAACAATTTCCttcacttaatatttaaaaactctaGTGCTTTGTTTAAAGACCTGCTATGGCAAGAGTCATCTGGTTCAAGATTCGGATGTTAGGCTCAAGATCATATTTTTCATCCACCAGGGCTTTAAGTTGTATTTGGTGCCAGGAAAGGGAATCTGGTTCAAATAggattaaaaattcaatttcagattattttatttggagaaaatttagtcattaaaaatcaaataatagatattttagaaaatgagaaGAGGGAGGAAAAATCATCCATAACCCATACCTCTGTAATATAACCacttttagtttgcttttcctaAGACTTTTGTAAAACCATTAAGGGAAATTATTTTTTGGCACTTAATCACAGAAATCCCTGtattaaacatctctccctttatctTCACTTTAACTAATGGTTGTATTAGAGAAGTACTAATTCAGGATAGTAATGTCTGGCATTTAATCTATTTGTTTATACATAATTGCAATGAGGGTACATACACTATTTCAGATCCTgggtttttacttttaacttaagGTTCTGTTACAAACGTTTACCCAATTTACTGCATAGCCTTcataataatcatttttaatgatTATATAATTGCACATTGATTGTATAAACCAAAACTTAGAAaactctcattctctctctctggacTTCGGAGTTGTCTCTAAGTTTTTACTACATAATATTCTTATAGATTAAACCATTCCTCTGACTTGCACAATCTATGTGAATGCAGTTATTTCAACACGTCTTACATAATACTAATGTATATTTTTGGTATCCCTGTACCTGATCTTACCCTTTAAATAGACTGTCATTTATTATCATTTAGATATACAGTCAAGGGCAGAGATAGATGTATAAGTGCTTTATCTCTGGCTGCAGGTAGTTTAAATCTGGGTGGGAAAGGAACCCAGAACAAATCCACATATAGGAACGTCCTGCACACACTCCGAATGGCTCTGCAAAGATGCTAAACTGAGATATGTGCAGTCTTTATATCTATAaggtgcagaaaaaaaaagatatagatgTGTGCTAGAGATATTTGTTAATACATTtcataagaaaaatgtttttattatttttatttttagtgtgcATGATCAAAAAGCATGTGgtgtgaccaaaagggggaaaagaattgtaataaataaggtatcagtataCAAGAATTCAAATAGAACCAAGAGCCTACTTTTACACAAGCTTtgctagatactgctatttatcatggtttgcgccaaacctcaaccaaaaccattcctgccaaccctaaagaacacctagtgctctatctgagattctataaaggttccattcactatgattactttccagaaatctacaacctccagatgggttcctaggcctgtaagtcctgaaacccagaggggccagcctctccaagaacataacTAGTTTCATtgccctatcccatattattgacagccccttccaacatggaaaatttaaaatgggcatagaccaaataaccctaaagactgggagaaagaacagagaggatgGTGGAGTTAATctgagaaagtagggtttaacaaatgagtatgattgttgaatcattacactgatatttcctTTCATCTTCAGGGACTTGGAGCAGTtcaaaggaaaaacctaaaactgtggaactataacccataccaaaatctgaaatctgttctataactaattgttgtgtgctttgaaatttgttttgtatattatttttcccattaaaaaaaaaaaaaagcatgtagtaacatggaaaTGACTCAGAAGCCCAGAATATGCTGACAGAGTTTCCTTCTTGTTTTCCTCATTCATGTGTACCTTATGGTACTAGGAAACCCCCAAATTAAAAATAGGTTGATTTCCAGCATGCCAAAATAGGGAAGCACAAAGTACCAGGAGTGTATGTGTGGATGCCTATATGTGGATTAGTGgatgcacatatatacatatatggataTTAGTGGGTGCACACATATGTGGATGTATGTATACATAGCCACATgctcccacacacacatacacttccACATATTCTTCGCAGGGCTTTTCTACAGTGTTATCACCTAAACATGTTTCACCTACtcctatgaagcatgtaataacacggatggacctagagaacattatgctgagtgagtctagccaaaaactaaaggacaaatactgtatggtcccactgatgtgaaccgacattagagaataaacttggaatatgtcattggtaacagagaccatcaggaattagaaatagggtaagacagtgggtaattggagctgaagggatacagactgtgcaacaggactagatacaaaaactcaaaaatggacaaaatttttccatcaaaaATTTTACATTCTAACATCAATAAATTTTAcatcaaaaattaattgtaatgtaattatgttaaaacactgaatgaagctgcatctgagctatagtttttttgtttgtgttttttgttttttcctttttttatatatattttttattgtttttatttttttctctatattatcattctatatctttttctgttgttttgctagttcttttcctaaatcgatgcaaatgtactaagaaatgatgatcacacatctatgtgatgatattaagaattactgattgcatatgtagaatggaatgatttctaaatgttgttaattttttttttaattaaaaaaaaaaaagtcatttcagtGACTTCCTATTAGAACTTGCTGTTCCTGGATTCCTGTTCCATGTATGTGGTCTTACATTGCACCATGGTGTCCTGAGAGAAATTCCTGCCTCATCTTAGTGCCAAGAATAGTGTACTTTCCCTAACGGACTGATCAGCTTTTATCTTATACCAGTTGTGAACTGTATTGCTTATCAGGATTCCCATTTTGAAATGGTTACTAGAAAGCTTAGGATCCAATGTGTGGCCCCCTCATGGCAAGCACGCAGGCCTCGTTGGTGACTTTGTTCCTGACCCttatttttcaactttctaaacCCCTGTTTCAATTAATACAAGAAAGtggattttatgtatttttgaaaaacaCATTAAGTATACCATATAGTAAGGTGAGTAAAACTCAatcactcaatttaaaaaaatgtaatatatatagaAGCATAGCAAATGGTCATGTGACTCAAGAAATCACATTTGTTATTTACCAAAGAAGATGTAAGTacttaaattatttataatttccacAACGAGGATAAATAACAATGATGAAAATTCGTTAGCTCTATTTCCAAATTTATACTGGCATGAAacataatgtaaaaaaaatagctGCTTTATCCCTAGTACTGTTAAAAGTTTAGTCATTCAATTGAATAACTGGTATGGGTAAGAAAACAGTGCCCTGCCTACTTAAAGTACAATTTTAAGCCCTTACAGATTGCAAATTTTGCTTCTTATAGATTCAAATTTATTATAAGACAAAGATGAGTCGAAGTTTTATAACAAACTTTCCATTCTCATTTTGGATGCTTAAAATTTCTCAAGTCCTATGCCATCTTTGGCAAATGGTTTTAACTAGAGAGTACGCCTACACAGCTTACTTGCAAACCACAAAGCCATTAAGATGAAAAACTTACCGGGTGCTGTAGGATATATGGTTGAGGTTGCATCCAAGAAGGACTTTGCACCTAGAAAAGGGaggattttgaaagaaatattgaTTTCCATTGAAATGCTAACCTATTTCTTTAGAACTCTTTTTAATCATGTTAAAGATCTacagaaggaaaataaggaaacaatACTATCAGTGATTAAAAAGATTAAGATAGTTAGAGTTCTTGACGAACTGGTCACTCTGAATGGgatgaaataattatttagaaCCGATTTCCATTTGCCCACTGAAGAAACAGACACTAAATACGAGGCACTAAAGAGAAAAAGGTGACTAGGacttgtcccccaccccacctccagtctaGGCAAGGTAGATAAACACATAAACAACTCAAATAAATAGTGAGAAGTGTTATATTCTAGGTATGAACTAAGTGCTTAGGGATACAGATGAATGAGAATTAATTCTAGCACATCTAATTAGAAATGAACCCTTAAATTATGTGCTAATTTATTAAGAAAAACCAAATTCAATCCCTTTTTTGATACTCAGGACATCAGGTTTCAGAAATCTTGTCTGATGGTTGACAATTTCTATTAAGTGTGGGAAGGAAAAAATCCAACATTCAGATTTAGGAAATTAAACTCAGTAACTAGATCTTGACATTTATTGTCAAAAGGGCATCCACACAGTAGACTCTCTGGATTGAGAAACTGAGATGTGAGAGTCAGTTTCTGTGGCAGGAAAGAGAGCATTTGCAGTCTGCCACTCAAGAGAAAAACTTGTTAGTCCAGATGCCCAGAGCTTTCCAGAGtccatataattttaaaataggtttAAGTTTCTACTTCTTAACAATAACCCCCTCCATATCTTATCCCCTATTGTTAAATTCAGAGGTTCTATAGAGAGGATATGGGGAAGAGTCATGGGGGAAGAATGTATTGTGATTTACCTTGATAGCAGAGCCCCGATACTTGTTTTCTCTTGTTTCCTTTGCCACCTAAGGCAGACCAAAGTTAAGTGCTTCTGCCTTGTTAACATTTCAGTTATCTGGACTGTAGCCTTTCCCCATTGGGGTATTAGTGGTTTCTTGCAGATGCCAATTTCTCAAATCCAACTGCATAAGGTTATGGTGGTTTAGTGGTGAACGGCCCACTCCAACAGGAATGCAGGGCCCTCACTGCACAAATCACGGGAAGGCGAGCAGCTCCTTGTAGAACCAATGTGAGCTAGATGCCcccagttttttcttctttgtatggtTCAGtggttttaataatttaatagttTGTAGCATTACGGGTTAGGGATCTATGACAGCTAATCCAAGTTTCCTTCTAAAGCAGCAAATTAGCTGCCATCAATTTCTATTCCTCAATTTtccctaattataaaatgggaataataatctATCCTATGAACTCTCTGTCATTGGTTCTTAACCTCTTTTGGGTTACAGTCCCTTTGAAAACTTGACGAAAGACATTCTTTCCCCAACTAATTGCAAACATACAAGCAACATCTTGCAAACAACCTAAGGAGGTCACAAACCTCATAAAGATCATCACTGACCCTATGGCGTCCCCTAGACTTACAGAGTCAAGAATTAAAGTCTTAGAGGCTATGGTATTGAGTGTCAGGCAAATGTAATGAAATTCCACATTATCTTAGGGAAATACAGAATGCCttaaaaaggagaggaaatcagATGAACTGATAGGTTGTTTCCAGTTAGTTACAGCAAGCATATAACCAACACTGATTTCTAATTGTTAGTCTATGAAATGATTCTGTGGCCAAAATGCATATTGTTTCTACAGTAAAGAGGGAGCTGCTCTAATAGCTATAATAGTATAGCAGCATAAATTCAGATTGATATGCGCAATCTTTCATTTGCCTATGAAAAAGCTTACTTGTCCCTATTTTTAGCAATATACATAAATGACAGAAGTTTCCAAGTTCAGAGAGTGTAAGAAAGAAGTACTGTTTCAACATTAAACACAGGAAATGTTTATTAAGGAGAATACACTGGAGTAGATCCCATGAGTCTTATAACAGTaaggaaaggaagaattcaagtccaaaactatttaaaaagcattaaatgaATGACGACTATGTTAGCACCAGGATAGCTAACATAACaacccagagagaaaaaaagaaaagattaacaCATAACAACttagggaaaggaggagaaaagaactTAAAAGCTGGAGAGGCTGTGAATACTACTTTAAGACATCAGTTataactttcagaattttctctttagagGGAAGAAAACTTGTCCCCTTAAGGATTTCAAGAATCTAAATTAGTGCATTTAGTCACTTCTCTTTGTTATTTAAAGTCACTCTTATGTTTTTAGACCAAACCAGCTTTTTAAGATTTCTTATGCTGCCCAACTGATTATAAAGATCATAATGGAATATATTCTTATTATCAGTCAGCTAATCCTGCAtgttaatgatgatgatgataatcacagctaacatttactgactGCTAATGATATACCAGGTACTGTGCTGAGCTCTTTACATAATCTTACTTAATTCTTTCCATAAGTCTATGAGATAAaaactattattatccccattttacagatgaggaaactgaggcttaaagaagttaaataacccaACTATTGGATTAGATACTGTAGTCCCTTAACCCCCAGAAATCCAGGACTACAATATCTAATTCAATTGttttaaaaccaaaaatacaCACAAATTTAATTTAGCCACACAGGATCACAACAGTCAACAAAAAGAGAACTAGACTTTCAAATGCTTGTGATCAAACCCCACTGTAATGGTTCATACCTGAGCCAAGTTGCAACAGCCCCATTAGAGGCACTCTGACACAGGAAGAGAAATGCATGCAGACTATTGGGTTTGTGGGGAGTCGGAGCTACCCCCCAATGAGACCAAATCAGTAGCATGACAAGGAGCTTACTGGTATTTTGTTTCCAAGTTGGGAATTTAACTTAAGGTAAAGCCTCCtcatgaaataatttaaacagGAGTCACCTCTTTTGGGGGGCTTCAAAGTTCACTGCATTGCTCATTTAATCTTCCATAAATGACATACATCTTTGTTTATCAGCATGTTTACCTGCTGTTTTGTCAGTTCCTGCTGATCAATGAACAAAGTCAAGAGTGCAACCCCCTATTCCATATTTTATCTAATGCAATTCTCTTTAAGCTTCAATTTTTGGGGCACATGATGTCCAAAAGAAGAGCCCGCTGGAGAGAAAGTATTTGGGTTCAACCTAATTCTAAAATACTATGATTCCAAGGGCTGAGAACTGACAACCACTTTTCCTTGCCTTACATTCTCCTGTACATAAAAGTACAGCACCAAGGCAAATACAACAGCAGCTTATTCTAAACTCGGTACCCAAGCTGCATGACATCTGACATACAttataaatgtacaaaattttaagACACATGGAAACGTAGCAGTGATTCACAGCCTGCAAGATGTCACACTGTTGATGAATCCTGAGGGTACAAACCTGGTAAGCAGACACAGGAGATGCAATATAGGGTGTAATAGAAGTTTGAGTGATCATTCGGTTTGTAGCAATACTGTATGGTGAAGGATAAAATCTAGAACAAACACAAAAGTCTTTATTAAGTAACCCTTTAAAATAGAATGTTTCACGGAATGATTCATGGAGCAAATGTCTGATATTTTCCACCTTTACATTTTCCCTCAAGCCATTGCAGACTTATCTTAATGACATACCCATTCTGTATAGCAGCTGTAGTTGGGTCATAAGTAAGTGTCATTCCAGCctgtaagaaagagaaagaattattAAGATTCATTCAGaaaggcacattttaaaaatcccatttcttaagaGCCATGGCATCATAAAACAGTGATAATATAgtatcattttataaaattggGATTTCATGTTAGCCAAACATAATTATAAACCCAATATTAGAATTAAGCTCTAGATCTGCACTGTCCCATATGGTAGCCATTAGCCACAAGTAGctatttaaacaaattaaaaattcagtcccTCTTGCACACTAGCCACATTTTCAAGTGATCAACAGCCACACTGGGCTGTGGCTATTTTTTGACAGTACAAATTGTAGAACATTTCTTTAGGACAGTGCCTCTCTAGATGTTCTCATCTGGTATGCTACTTTTCCAAGTAACACACTGGAAATAAATACAGGAAATGGAAGTGCAACATTTTTATTAAGGgattgaggattttttttaaggaCAATACTCATATACATTGGGAAGAGATTAAGTCGACATCATTTGTATTATAAAGTACCAACAGGTGGGTTTAATCCTGGCACCGATTCCAGAAGTAGGGCAGCCAAGTCAAGATGCCTTTTGTCTAACTATCCATGTGAGCTTTCAGATTATACACCCACACTAAAGTTTCAAGAAACGACTTACAAGTCTCACCTCTCCTTCTCTATGCCATGGCCTTCCATTAGGGATGTATTTATTTGGGTTCTGTCTCTTCTTCTGTCCTCCATCCGCAAACTTACACAATAAAGGTTCTGTAGGTGCTGAATAAGGggggaaaaagaatatgaaactgaAATTAAATGTGTATGGTGaccaaaaaaaagtaattgaatttctttttaaaaggagcAGTGCCACTGCTGTAAGAGAATTGATACACACTTTCAGGTGAAAATTTACTTAGACTCATAAAATTAATCACTGCCGAACAATACTGTACAGAAAAATACTAGTTATTATTTCCAAACTGCGgtataatgaaaacatttaaaaagctattctgaGGAAGCAGGAAAGAATCTTTTGATTCATTTCTGTACTTTTTAAAGTGTAGGTAAATGACTCTTCTTCTGCGCCCTCTTCAATTTCACCTCTTTAGGGCAGCCAAAAATCTTCAAACGTAAATAGGATTGCGCCATCCTTCCACCTCccgcacttaaaaaaaaagtgcttcaATAGCTTTCCGTCATAATTTCTTGAAGAGGCTTTCACTGCTACTCCACTGCCCACCCCCTTATAAACAAGTCCCCATATATGCTTTTCACATACTCTGGATTTTTATTCCAAGCATTTGTAACAATTTTTGAGTGTAGTTATTTGTTTGTTGTCTGTTTCGTCCACTAGAGTGTAAGACCCATGGGGCAGTGATGACTTTTGTTTGATTCATCTCTGCAAGCCCAGTACCCAAGTGTCTGGCAGCATAAGATGCTTATTACATCATGgctgaacaaataaatgaatgtaggTAAGttatttctgtttgggatacagTGTTAAAGATAGCTGTTGTGATAAAGCTCAAAATTAATGCCCACTCTACTCACAAGTTTTTCTGTGCATTTACTCATCCTACTTGGTGCGGCTTTATCATATATCCACCCTACAAAACGATCCAAAGAATGCAAGAAACTAACAGAAAA
Coding sequences:
- the RBMS1 gene encoding RNA-binding motif, single-stranded-interacting protein 1 isoform X8, which translates into the protein MAPPSPSTTSSNNNSSSSSSSGWDQLSKTNLYIRGLPPNTTDQDLVKLCQPYGKIVSTKAILDKTTNKCKGYGFVDFDSPAAAQKAVSALKASGVQAQMAKQQEQDPTNLYISNLPLSMDEQELENMLKPFGQVISTRILRDSSGTSRGVGFARMESTEKCEAVIGHFNGKFIKTPPGVSAPTEPLLCKFADGGQKKRQNPNKYIPNGRPWHREGEVRLAGMTLTYDPTTAAIQNGFYPSPYSIATNRMITQTSITPYIASPVSAYQVAKETRENKYRGSAIKVQSPSWMQPQPYILQHPGAVLTPSMEHTMSLQPASMISPLAQQMSHLSLGSTGTYMPATSAIQGAYLPQYAHVQTAAVPVEEASGQQQVAVETSNEHSPYTFQPNK
- the RBMS1 gene encoding RNA-binding motif, single-stranded-interacting protein 1 isoform X5, coding for MIFPSSSGNPGGSSNCRTPYRKQSLVPAHPMAPPSPSTTSSNNNSSSSSSSGWDQLSKTNLYIRGLPPNTTDQDLVKLCQPYGKIVSTKAILDKTTNKCKGYGFVDFDSPAAAQKAVSALKASGVQAQMAKQQEQDPTNLYISNLPLSMDEQELENMLKPFGQVISTRILRDSSGTSRGVGFARMESTEKCEAVIGHFNGKFIKTPPGVSAPTEPLLCKFADGGQKKRQNPNKYIPNGRPWHREGEVRLAGMTLTYDPTTAAIQNGFYPSPYSIATNRMITQTSITPYIASPVSAYQVAKETRENKYRGSAIKVQSPSWMQPQPYILQHPGAVLTPSMEHTMSLQPASMISPLAQQMSHLSLGSTGTYMPATSAIQGAYLPQYAHVQTAAVPVEEASGQQQVAVETSNEHSPYTFQPNK